The following coding sequences lie in one Rutidosis leptorrhynchoides isolate AG116_Rl617_1_P2 chromosome 6, CSIRO_AGI_Rlap_v1, whole genome shotgun sequence genomic window:
- the LOC139854462 gene encoding uncharacterized protein yields the protein MGDSASVTKINSLYFGNPFVVKSTDDETLAKKWDRCNSVVLSWILGSMTEELYFGQIFSTYASVVCKELQETYDKVDASIVFNLHLKITTIKQNGTSISEYYHTLNSLWKQYDAMVKLPECTCAGANDFKEHNKMSKLMKFLMGLDDVYMSVRSNILSKDPVHDVKSAYGIISREVSHRGVNIKDNKVSAYVAHTPKGNSANNTKFSSNNRSGNNWNRGPNLSLKCSRCNKLGHTIDRCFELIGYPPGYRRPFNQN from the exons ATGGGTGATAGTGCTTCTGTTACTAAAATTAATTCACTTTATTTTGGGAATCCCTT TGTTGTAAAAAGTACTGATGATGAAACTTTAGCCAAGAAGTGGGACAGATGTAATTCTGTGGTTCTATCATGGATTCTTGGATCTATGACAGAAGAATTGTATTTTGGTCAGATTTTTTCTACATATGCTTCTGTTGTTTGTAAAGAACTGCAAGAAACTTATGATAAAGTAGATGCTTCTATTGTGTTTAATTTACATCTTAAAATTACTACAATAAAACAAAATGGAACATCTATTTCTGAATATTATCATACTTTGAATTCTTTGTGGAAGCAATATGATGCTATGGTTAAGTTGCCTGAATGTACATGTGCTGGTGCTAATGATTTTAAAGAACATAATAAAATGAGTAAACTAATGAAGTTTCTAATGGGTCTTGATGATGTTTATATGTCTGTCAGAAGTAATATACTGTCTAAAGATCCTGTTCATGATGTTAAATCTGCTTATGGTATAATTTCTAGAGAAGTATCACATAGGGGAGTAAATATAAAGGATAATAAAGTGTCTGCATATGTTGCACATACCCCTAAGGGTAACTCTGCTAATAATACAAAATTTAGTAGCAATAACAGATCAGGAAATAATTGGAACAGGGGGCCTAATCTATCTTTAAAGTGTTCTAGATGTAATAAATTAGGTCACACTATTGACAGGTGTTTTGAGCTTATTGGATACCCTCCTGGGTATAGAAGGCCATTTAATCAGAATTAA